The proteins below are encoded in one region of Cololabis saira isolate AMF1-May2022 chromosome 13, fColSai1.1, whole genome shotgun sequence:
- the LOC133457774 gene encoding flavin-containing monooxygenase 5-like yields MVQSVAVIGAGPSGLTSIKACLNEGLDPTCFESSHDIGGLWRFKEKPEPGRANIYQSVIINSSKEMMTFSDFPPPAELPNNMHHSEVMLYMRLYAQAFELLQHIHFQTTVVSVRQRPDFAVTGRWDVETEKADGQREAHVFDAVVVCTGHYTHPHLPLSDFPGIHNFKGKYFHSWEYRNAEGLQGKRVVVIGIGNSGGDIAVDISRVAERVYLSTRSGAWVVGRVGQGGLPADIIWGSRLNFIIQNLFPTWSKRITEKKLNEAFDHKLYGLKPKHGFWEQIPLVNDDLPARIISGRIQVKPNVKEIQQTNIVFVDGSIIDEVDVVVFATGYNYSFPFLPPDLQAKSGYRLRLYKNVFPPTLSRPTLAVVGFIHGLGAINPMAEIQARWAARVFKGLIALPAEKIMIKEIEKDTTIMDQRFACSERNPIQVNTISYMDSLAEELGAKPNIPLLFLKDPKLALQVLVGPCTPYQYRLRGPGRWAGARQAILTQQQRVVQPFRTRSVPQEEARTSSSLSSIMAFAGVALLCCFFYSKDVWSSSLISKLSSVGSRLNE; encoded by the exons ATGGTTCAGAGCGTGGCGGTGATCGGTGCGGGTCCCTCTGGCCTGACCTCCATCAAAGCCTGTTTGAATGAAGGTCTGGACCCTACATGCTTTGAGAGCAGCCACGACATAGGAGGACTGTGGAGATTTAAG GAGAAGCCGGAGCCTGGGCGAGCCAACATTTATCAATCAGTGATCATCAACAGCTCCAAAGAGATGATGACTTTCAGTGACTTCCCGCCTCCGGCTGAGCTTCCCAACAACATGCACCATTCTGAGGTCATGCTGTACATGCGCCTCTACGCTCAAGCCTTTGAATTACTGCAGCACATACACTTCCAG ACGACAGTGGTCAGTGTGCGGCAGAGGCCGGATTTCGCCGTGACAGGACGGTGGGATGTGGAGACGGAGAAGGCAGATGGCCAGAGGGAGGCGCATGTTTTTGATGCAGTTGTGGTTTGTACCGGACATTACACCCACCCTCACCTGCCACTCAGTGACTTCCCAG GTATTCACAACTTCAAAGGCAAATATTTCCACAGCTGGGAATATCGCAACGCCGAGGGGCTGCAGGGGAAACGAGTGGTGGTGATTGGAATTGGGAACTCCGGAGGTGACATTGCTGTGGACATCAGTAGAGTTGCTGAGCGG GTTTACCTCAGTACCAGGAGTGGAGCGTGGGTCGTCGGCCGGGTGGGACAGGGCGGGCTCCCAGCTGACATCATTTGGGGTTCTAGACTTAATTTTATTATCCAAAACCTGTTTCCCACATGGAGCAAGAGGATAACGGAGAAGAAGCTGAATGAAGCATTTGACCACAAACTATATGGCCTGAAACCAAAACACGG TTTTTGGGAACAGATTCCTCTCGTGAATGATGACCTGCCAGCTCGGATCATCTCAGGCCGCATTCAGGTGAAACCAAACGTGAAGGAGATCCAACAGACCAACATAGTCTTTGTTGATGGAAGCATCATAGACGAG GTGGATGTAGTTGTGTTTGCCACAGGTTACAACTACAGTTTTCCTTTCCTGCCGCCTGATCTTCAAGCCAAAAGTGGCTACAGGCTGCGTCTCTACAAGAATGTGTTCCCTCCCACTCTGAGCCGACCAACACTGGCAGTAGTCGGCTTCATCCACGGCCTCGGAGCAATCAACCCTATGGCTGAGATTCAGGCGCGCTGGGCTGCAAGAGTGTTCAAAG GCTTAATTGCCCTCCCAGCAGAGAAGATCATGATAAAGGAAATTGAGAAAGACACAACCATCATGGACCAGAG GTTTGCATGCTCGGAGCGTAACCCTATACAAGTGAACACCATCTCCTACATGGACTCCCTTGCTGAGGAGCTGGGGGCTAAGCCAAATATCCCGTTGCTCTTCCTTAAAGATCCCAAGCTGGCCCTGCAGGTCCTTGTGGGTCCCTGCACTCCGTACCAGTACCGCCTGAGGGGACCGGGCCGGTGGGCTGGAGCCCGGCAAGCTATACTCACTCAACAACAGCGCGTAGTTCAACCTTTCAGGACGAGATCTGTACCACAAGAAGAAGCTAGAACCTCTTCTAGTCTGAGCAGCATTATGGCTTTTGCAGGGGTTGCCCTGTTGTGCTGCTTCTTTTACAGCAAGGACGTTTGGTCCTCTTCCCTCATTAGCAAGCTCTCCTCTGTAGGCAGCAGGCTTAATGAATAA